Part of the Gemmatimonadota bacterium genome, GGCAATACAGCGTCCAACGTCTGCGCCAACAGAACCGGTCGGGCAGGGTCAAAATTTTATAGGTCAGGAGTTGGCCGGCGGCACCGGCTATGACGACATCGGTGAAGGTTCCGCCAATGTCAAAGGCAACGCGAAGGCTGGCCGGAGTAGACATGCCGGGTTATGCAGGGCTCAGAGGAAGGAGAAGCACCTACGCGCCGGCCTCAAGCCTTGAGCAGAGCAAAGGCCTCAATCTCAATGAGCAGGTCTTCAAGCACCAGCGCCTGAACGCCGATGAGGGTGCTGGCCGGTGCTTTTTCCTGGGGCAGATACTGGCTGCGAACCTCACGGACCACGCCGATCATGTCAGGCGTATAATTAACAATATACGTATTGGTCTTCAGCACGTCGTCAAACGTGGCCCCAACCGCGGCCAGCGCCCCTTT contains:
- a CDS encoding RidA family protein, which gives rise to MEKEFLNPAGLPVLPGFSQVVTATEGKIVFISGQVALDANNAVVGKGDLRAQVVQTFENLKGALAAVGATFDDVLKTNTYIVNYTPDMIGVVREVRSQYLPQEKAPASTLIGVQALVLEDLLIEIEAFALLKA